A portion of the Pseudomonas protegens CHA0 genome contains these proteins:
- a CDS encoding hybrid sensor histidine kinase/response regulator, with amino-acid sequence MTPDQMRDASLLELFSLEAEAQTQVLSTGLLALERNPTQADQLEACMRAAHSLKGAARIVGVDAGVSVAHVMEDCLVSAQEGRLYLQPEHIDALLQGTDLLMRIATPGGAELVAADIPLYVALMERLLTPGAAMPAAQVPEPPVPELPIAQPQAPVQAHGAFLGEPEAEAEPVLLAASEPAHEPARPGKRMTEGGERVLRVTAERLNSLLDLSSKSLVETQRLKPYLATLQRLRRIQSNSLTALENLNLHLKEHALSLEAQEALADARRLLAESQQLLAEKTAELDEFGWQASQRAQVLYDTALACRMRPFADVLTGQVRMVRDLGRSLGKQVRLEIEGEKTQVDRDVLEKLEAPLTHLLRNAVDHGIELPEQRLLAGKPAEGVIRLRASHQAGLLVLELSDDGNGVDLERLRQSIVERQLSPAQTAAQLSEEELLTFLFLPGFSLRDKVTEVSGRGVGLDAVQHMVRQLRGAVVLEQDTGQGSRFHLEVPLTLSVVRSLVVEVGDEAYAFPLAHIERMCDLEPEAIVQVEGRQHFWHEGRHVGLVAASQLLQRPATQESAPTLKVVVIRERDAVYGIAVERFIGERTLVVLPLDDRLGKIQDISAGALLDDGRVALIVDVEDMLRSVDKLLNTGRLERIARNHQQHAQAARKRILVVDDSLTVRELQRKLLINRGYDVAVAVDGMDGWNALRSESFDLLITDIDMPRMDGIELVTLLRRDNRLQSLPVMVVSYKDREEDRRRGLDAGADYYLAKASFHDDALLDAVVELIGGARA; translated from the coding sequence ATGACCCCCGATCAGATGCGCGACGCCTCGCTGCTGGAGCTGTTCAGCCTGGAAGCCGAAGCCCAGACCCAGGTGCTCAGCACCGGGCTGCTGGCCCTGGAGCGCAACCCGACCCAGGCCGACCAGTTGGAAGCCTGCATGCGCGCAGCCCATTCCCTCAAGGGCGCGGCGCGGATTGTCGGGGTCGATGCCGGGGTCAGCGTTGCCCACGTGATGGAAGACTGCCTGGTGAGCGCCCAGGAAGGGCGGCTGTACCTGCAGCCCGAGCATATCGACGCCCTGCTGCAGGGCACCGACCTGCTGATGCGCATCGCCACCCCGGGCGGTGCGGAGCTGGTCGCCGCGGACATCCCGTTGTACGTGGCCCTGATGGAGCGCCTGTTGACCCCAGGGGCCGCGATGCCGGCGGCGCAAGTGCCGGAACCGCCAGTGCCGGAGCTGCCAATCGCACAACCGCAAGCCCCGGTGCAAGCCCATGGAGCGTTCCTGGGCGAGCCCGAGGCCGAGGCCGAGCCCGTGCTGCTGGCTGCCAGCGAACCCGCTCATGAGCCCGCTCGCCCGGGCAAGCGCATGACCGAAGGCGGCGAGCGGGTGCTGCGGGTCACGGCCGAACGTCTCAACAGCCTGCTGGACCTGTCGAGCAAATCCCTGGTGGAAACCCAGCGGCTCAAGCCCTACCTGGCCACCTTGCAGCGCCTGCGACGGATCCAGAGCAACAGCCTGACCGCCCTGGAAAACCTCAACCTGCACCTCAAGGAACATGCCTTGAGCCTGGAGGCTCAGGAGGCCCTGGCGGATGCGCGGCGCCTGCTGGCCGAATCCCAGCAGTTGCTGGCGGAGAAAACCGCCGAGCTCGACGAATTCGGCTGGCAGGCCAGCCAGCGCGCCCAGGTGCTCTACGACACCGCGCTGGCCTGCCGCATGCGGCCCTTTGCCGACGTACTCACCGGCCAGGTGCGCATGGTTCGCGACCTGGGTCGCAGCCTGGGCAAGCAGGTACGCCTGGAGATCGAGGGGGAGAAGACCCAGGTCGACCGCGATGTGCTGGAGAAACTCGAAGCGCCGCTGACCCATTTGCTGCGCAACGCCGTCGATCACGGCATCGAACTGCCGGAGCAGCGCCTGCTGGCGGGCAAGCCGGCGGAAGGGGTGATTCGCCTGCGGGCATCCCACCAGGCCGGTCTGCTGGTGCTGGAACTCAGTGACGACGGCAATGGGGTCGATCTGGAGCGTTTGCGCCAGAGCATTGTCGAGCGCCAGTTGTCGCCGGCGCAGACCGCGGCCCAGCTCAGTGAGGAAGAGTTGCTGACCTTCCTGTTCCTGCCGGGCTTCAGCCTGCGGGACAAGGTCACCGAGGTATCCGGTCGCGGCGTCGGCCTGGATGCGGTGCAGCACATGGTGCGTCAGCTGCGCGGGGCGGTGGTGCTGGAACAGGACACTGGCCAGGGCAGCCGTTTCCATCTGGAGGTGCCGCTGACCCTGTCGGTGGTACGCAGCCTGGTGGTGGAGGTCGGCGACGAGGCCTACGCCTTCCCGCTGGCCCATATCGAACGCATGTGCGACCTGGAGCCCGAGGCCATCGTCCAGGTGGAAGGGCGCCAGCATTTCTGGCACGAAGGCCGGCATGTCGGCCTGGTCGCCGCCAGCCAGTTGCTGCAGCGGCCGGCAACCCAGGAAAGCGCGCCAACTCTGAAAGTGGTGGTGATCCGCGAGCGCGATGCGGTGTACGGGATCGCCGTGGAGCGTTTCATCGGCGAGCGCACCCTGGTAGTGCTGCCGCTGGACGACCGCCTGGGCAAGATTCAGGACATCTCCGCCGGAGCCCTGCTCGATGACGGCCGGGTGGCGCTGATCGTGGATGTCGAGGACATGCTGCGCTCGGTGGACAAACTGCTCAATACCGGGCGTCTGGAGCGCATTGCGCGCAACCATCAGCAGCACGCACAGGCCGCGCGCAAGCGTATTCTGGTGGTGGACGATTCGCTGACGGTGCGTGAATTGCAACGCAAGCTGCTGATCAACCGCGGTTACGACGTGGCGGTGGCAGTGGATGGCATGGATGGCTGGAATGCCTTGCGTTCGGAAAGCTTCGACCTGTTGATCACCGACATCGACATGCCGCGAATGGATGGAATTGAATTGGTCACACTCTTGCGTCGTGACAATCGCCTGCAGTCCCTGCCGGTGATGGTGGTGTCCTACAAGGACCGTGAGGAAGACCGGCGCCGTGGACTGGATGCCGGTGCCGACTATTATCTAGCCAAAGCCAGTTTCCATGACGACGCCCTGCTGGATGCAGTGGTGGAACTGATTGGAGGAGCGCGGGCATGA
- a CDS encoding chemotaxis response regulator protein-glutamate methylesterase, protein MKIAIVNDMPMAVEALRRALAFDPSHEVVWVATNGAEAVKYCAELTPDLILMDLIMPVMDGVEATRRIMAESPCAIVIVTVDRQQNVHRVFEAMGHGALDVVDTPALGAGNAQEAAAPLLRKILNIGWLIGQRGSRVRSAPQPLRSGAPRQSLVAIGSSAGGPAALEVLLKGLPKDFAAAIVLVQHVDQVFAAGMAEWLSSASGLEVRLAREGEPPQSGKVLLAGTNHHIRLLKNGTLAYTAEPVNEIYRPSIDVFFESVASFWNGDAVGVLLTGMGRDGAQGLKLMRDQGYLTIAQDQNSSAVYGMPKAAAAIGAASEIRPLDKIAPRLLEIFAK, encoded by the coding sequence ATGAAGATAGCGATAGTCAATGACATGCCCATGGCCGTGGAGGCCCTGCGCCGTGCCCTGGCCTTCGACCCCAGCCACGAGGTGGTGTGGGTCGCCACCAATGGTGCGGAAGCGGTGAAGTACTGTGCCGAACTGACCCCGGACCTGATTCTCATGGACCTGATCATGCCGGTGATGGATGGCGTCGAGGCCACGCGGCGGATCATGGCCGAGTCGCCGTGCGCCATCGTGATCGTCACCGTCGATCGCCAGCAGAATGTGCACCGGGTGTTCGAAGCCATGGGCCACGGCGCGCTGGATGTGGTGGACACCCCGGCCCTGGGCGCGGGCAATGCCCAGGAAGCGGCGGCGCCACTGTTGCGCAAGATCCTCAATATCGGCTGGCTGATCGGCCAGCGCGGCAGCCGGGTGCGTTCCGCGCCCCAGCCACTGCGCAGCGGTGCGCCACGCCAGAGCCTGGTGGCCATTGGCTCCTCCGCGGGTGGGCCGGCGGCTCTGGAAGTGTTGCTCAAGGGCTTGCCAAAGGACTTTGCCGCCGCCATCGTGCTGGTCCAGCACGTTGATCAGGTGTTTGCCGCAGGCATGGCCGAATGGCTCAGCAGTGCCTCCGGCCTGGAGGTGCGCCTGGCCCGGGAAGGCGAGCCGCCGCAAAGCGGCAAGGTCCTGCTGGCGGGCACCAACCATCATATCCGTCTATTGAAGAACGGCACCCTGGCCTATACCGCCGAGCCGGTGAACGAGATCTACCGGCCCTCCATCGATGTGTTTTTCGAGAGCGTTGCCAGTTTCTGGAATGGCGATGCGGTGGGGGTGCTGCTGACCGGCATGGGCCGTGACGGCGCCCAGGGCTTGAAGCTGATGCGTGATCAGGGTTATCTGACCATCGCCCAGGACCAGAACAGCAGTGCGGTGTATGGCATGCCCAAGGCGGCCGCTGCCATCGGCGCCGCCTCAGAGATTCGCCCGCTGGACAAGATCGCTCCACGTTTGCTGGAGATATTTGCCAAATGA
- a CDS encoding response regulator — MNDLQLDEFKTDENAAMVLLVDDQAMIGEAVRRGLANEENIDFHFCADPHQAIAQAIRIKPTVILQDLVMPGLDGLTLVREYRNHPATQNIPIIVLSTKEDPLIKSAAFAAGANDYLVKLPDNIELVARIRYHSRSYMTLLQRDAAYRALRVSQQQLLDTNLVLQRLMNSDGLTGLSNRRHFDEYLELEWRRAMREQSQLSLLMIDVDYFKTYNDTFGHLEGDEALRKVATAIREASSRPSDLPARYGGEEFVLVLPNTSPGGARLVAEKLRQTVEALKIPHIAPVEGASLTISIGLSTVTPQPNSHCRQLISAADKGLYLAKNNGRNQVGIE, encoded by the coding sequence ATGAATGACTTACAGCTCGACGAATTCAAGACCGACGAAAATGCCGCCATGGTGTTGCTGGTGGACGACCAGGCCATGATCGGCGAAGCGGTGCGGCGTGGGTTGGCGAACGAGGAAAACATCGATTTCCACTTCTGCGCCGATCCGCACCAGGCCATTGCCCAGGCGATCCGCATCAAGCCCACGGTGATTCTCCAGGACCTGGTGATGCCGGGCCTGGACGGCCTGACCCTGGTGCGCGAGTACCGCAACCACCCGGCGACCCAGAACATCCCGATCATCGTTCTCTCCACCAAGGAAGACCCGCTGATCAAGAGCGCGGCCTTTGCCGCCGGGGCCAACGACTACCTGGTCAAGCTGCCGGACAACATCGAGCTGGTGGCGCGCATTCGCTATCACTCCCGTTCCTACATGACCCTGTTGCAGCGTGACGCGGCCTACCGCGCCCTGCGGGTCAGCCAGCAGCAACTGCTGGACACCAACCTGGTGCTGCAACGGCTGATGAACTCCGACGGCCTGACCGGGCTGTCCAACCGCCGGCATTTCGATGAGTACCTGGAGCTGGAGTGGCGGCGGGCGATGCGTGAACAGAGCCAGCTGTCGCTGTTGATGATCGACGTCGACTACTTCAAGACCTACAACGACACCTTCGGCCACCTGGAGGGCGACGAAGCGCTGCGCAAGGTGGCCACGGCGATTCGCGAGGCCAGCAGCCGGCCTTCCGACCTGCCGGCCCGCTACGGCGGCGAAGAGTTCGTGCTGGTGCTGCCCAATACCTCGCCGGGCGGGGCGCGACTGGTGGCCGAGAAGCTGCGCCAGACCGTGGAAGCCTTGAAAATCCCCCATATCGCGCCGGTGGAGGGCGCGAGCCTGACCATCAGCATCGGTCTTTCCACCGTAACGCCGCAGCCCAACAGCCATTGCCGGCAGTTGATTTCGGCGGCGGACAAGGGGCTGTACCTGGCCAAGAACAACGGCCGCAACCAGGTCGGGATCGAGTAA
- the prfB gene encoding peptide chain release factor 2 (programmed frameshift) translates to MEINPILNTIKDLSERSETIRGYLDYDQKHERLTEVNRELEDPSVWNKPEYAQELGRERAALAQIVETLDELNGGLADCRDLLDMAVEEEDEGAVGDVVAELARLEENLAKLEFRRMFSHEMDPNNAYLDIQAGSGGTEAQDWANILLRMYLRWADKRGFDATIMELSAGEVAGIKGATVHIKGEYAFGWLRTEIGVHRLVRKSPFDSGNRRHTSFSAVFVSPEIDDKVEIEINPADLRIDTYRSSGAGGQHVNTTDSAVRITHVPTNTVVSCQNERSQHANKDTAMKMLRAKLYEQEMQKRNAASQALEDTKSDIGWGHQIRSYVLDASRIKDLRTNIERSDCDKVLDGDIDEYLEASLKSGL, encoded by the exons ATGGAAATCAACCCGATCCTGAACACCATCAAGGACCTGTCCGAGCGCTCCGAAACTATTCGGGGGTATCTT GACTACGATCAAAAGCATGAGCGTCTGACCGAGGTCAATCGCGAGCTTGAAGATCCGAGTGTCTGGAACAAACCCGAATACGCCCAGGAACTGGGCCGCGAGCGCGCAGCGCTGGCACAGATCGTCGAGACCCTGGACGAACTGAACGGCGGCCTGGCCGATTGCCGCGATCTGCTGGACATGGCGGTCGAGGAAGAGGACGAAGGCGCGGTGGGCGATGTCGTCGCCGAGCTGGCCCGTCTCGAGGAAAACCTCGCCAAGCTCGAATTCCGCCGCATGTTCAGCCACGAAATGGACCCGAACAACGCCTACCTGGACATCCAGGCCGGCTCCGGCGGCACCGAGGCCCAGGACTGGGCCAACATCCTGCTGCGCATGTACCTGCGCTGGGCCGACAAACGCGGTTTCGACGCGACCATCATGGAACTGTCGGCCGGTGAAGTCGCCGGTATCAAAGGTGCGACCGTGCACATCAAGGGCGAATACGCCTTTGGCTGGCTGCGCACCGAGATCGGCGTGCACCGTCTGGTGCGCAAGAGCCCGTTCGACTCCGGCAACCGTCGCCACACCTCGTTTTCCGCCGTTTTCGTCTCGCCCGAGATCGACGACAAGGTGGAAATCGAAATCAACCCGGCAGACCTGCGGATCGACACCTATCGTTCCTCCGGTGCCGGTGGTCAGCACGTAAACACCACCGACTCGGCCGTACGTATCACCCACGTACCGACCAACACCGTGGTCAGCTGCCAGAACGAACGTTCCCAGCACGCCAACAAGGACACCGCCATGAAAATGCTGCGGGCCAAGTTGTACGAGCAGGAAATGCAGAAGCGCAACGCCGCGTCGCAAGCGCTGGAAGACACCAAGTCGGACATCGGCTGGGGTCACCAGATCCGCTCCTACGTGCTCGATGCGTCGCGGATCAAGGATCTGCGCACCAACATCGAACGCAGCGACTGCGACAAGGTACTCGACGGCGACATCGACGAATACCTGGAAGCCAGCCTGAAATCGGGCTTGTAA
- the lysS gene encoding lysine--tRNA ligase has translation MSDQQLDPQALQQEENSLIALRKEKLAAERAKGNAFPNDFRRENYCEDLQKKYADKTKEELAEAAIPVKVAGRIMLNRGSFMVIQDMTGRIQVYVNRKTLSEETLASVKTWDMGDIIAAEGTLARSGKGDLYVEMTNVRLLTKSLRPLPDKHHGLTDTEQRYRQRYVDLIVNEEVRQTFRVRSQVIAHIRSFLMKRDFLEVETPMLQTIPGGAAAKPFETHHNALDMEMFLRIAPELYLKRLVVGGFEKVFEINRNFRNEGVSTRHNPEFTMLEFYQAYADYEDNMDLTEELFRELAQLVLGSTDVPYGDKVFHFGEPFARLSVFDSILKYNPELTADDLNDIDKARAIAKKAGAKVLGFEGLGKLQVMIFEELVEHKLEQPHFITQYPFEVSPLARRNDDNPNVTDRFELFIGGREIANAYSELNDAEDQAERFMAQVADKDAGDDEAMHYDADFVRALEYGMPPTAGEGIGIDRLVMLLTNSPSIRDVILFPHMRPQA, from the coding sequence ATGAGCGACCAACAACTCGACCCGCAAGCCCTGCAACAGGAAGAAAACTCCCTGATCGCCCTGCGCAAGGAAAAGCTTGCTGCCGAGCGCGCCAAGGGCAATGCCTTCCCGAACGACTTCCGCCGCGAAAACTACTGCGAAGATCTGCAGAAGAAATACGCGGACAAGACCAAGGAAGAGCTCGCAGAGGCTGCAATCCCGGTCAAGGTTGCCGGTCGCATCATGCTCAACCGTGGCTCGTTCATGGTGATCCAGGACATGACCGGTCGCATTCAGGTCTACGTCAACCGTAAAACCCTGTCCGAAGAAACCCTGGCCTCCGTCAAGACCTGGGACATGGGCGACATCATCGCTGCCGAAGGCACTCTGGCCCGTTCCGGCAAGGGTGACCTGTACGTTGAAATGACCAATGTGCGCCTGCTGACCAAGTCGCTGCGCCCGCTGCCGGACAAGCACCACGGCCTGACCGACACCGAGCAGCGCTACCGTCAGCGCTACGTCGACCTGATCGTCAACGAAGAAGTACGCCAGACTTTCCGCGTGCGTTCGCAAGTGATCGCCCACATCCGCAGCTTCCTGATGAAGCGCGACTTCCTCGAAGTCGAAACGCCGATGCTGCAGACCATCCCTGGCGGCGCTGCGGCCAAGCCGTTTGAAACCCACCACAACGCGCTGGACATGGAAATGTTCCTGCGTATCGCCCCTGAACTGTATCTGAAGCGCCTGGTGGTTGGCGGTTTCGAGAAAGTGTTCGAGATCAACCGCAACTTCCGTAACGAAGGTGTTTCGACCCGTCACAACCCTGAATTCACCATGTTGGAGTTCTACCAGGCTTACGCCGACTATGAAGACAACATGGACCTGACCGAAGAACTGTTCCGCGAACTGGCGCAGTTGGTCCTGGGCAGCACCGACGTGCCGTACGGCGACAAGGTGTTCCACTTCGGCGAGCCGTTCGCGCGCCTGTCGGTGTTCGACTCGATCCTCAAGTACAACCCCGAACTGACCGCTGATGACCTGAACGACATCGACAAGGCTCGCGCCATCGCCAAGAAGGCCGGTGCCAAGGTGCTGGGCTTCGAAGGCCTGGGCAAGTTGCAGGTGATGATTTTCGAGGAACTGGTGGAGCACAAGCTGGAGCAGCCGCACTTCATTACCCAGTACCCGTTCGAAGTGTCGCCGCTGGCCCGTCGCAACGACGATAACCCCAACGTCACCGACCGTTTCGAGCTGTTCATTGGTGGTCGCGAAATCGCCAACGCCTACTCCGAGTTGAACGACGCGGAAGACCAGGCAGAGCGCTTCATGGCCCAGGTGGCGGACAAGGACGCCGGTGATGACGAAGCCATGCACTACGACGCCGACTTCGTCCGTGCCCTGGAATACGGCATGCCGCCCACCGCCGGCGAGGGCATCGGTATCGACCGCCTGGTGATGTTGCTGACCAACTCGCCGTCGATTCGCGATGTGATCCTGTTCCCGCACATGCGGCCGCAAGCTTAA
- a CDS encoding TetR/AcrR family transcriptional regulator, translating to MNRAIAQEGAAGIATAVAESVQYQGRKASRQGSEQRRQDILDAAMRIVVRDGVRAVRHRAVAAEAGVPLSATTYYFKDIDDLLTDTFAQYVERSAAFMAKLWASNEGLLREMVAYGDGSAASRSQLADDIARMTADYVRRQLSTRREHLMAEQAFRQEALLNPRLAQLVRSHQQILLHGTCQFFQVLGSREPQQDAKVLTSIIGRMEYQGLLNGAEPLVEEEMLGILTRYMHLVLASV from the coding sequence GTGAACCGCGCAATTGCTCAAGAAGGTGCAGCTGGCATCGCCACTGCGGTGGCTGAAAGTGTTCAGTACCAGGGCCGCAAGGCCAGCCGCCAAGGCAGTGAGCAGCGTAGACAGGACATTCTCGATGCCGCCATGCGCATTGTCGTGCGTGACGGCGTGCGGGCCGTGCGCCATCGCGCGGTGGCCGCCGAAGCCGGTGTGCCCTTGTCGGCCACCACCTATTACTTCAAGGATATCGATGACCTGCTCACCGATACCTTCGCCCAGTACGTGGAGCGCAGCGCGGCGTTCATGGCCAAGCTGTGGGCCAGCAACGAGGGGCTGCTGCGGGAAATGGTCGCCTATGGCGACGGCAGCGCCGCCTCGCGCTCGCAACTGGCCGACGATATCGCGCGTATGACCGCCGATTACGTACGGCGCCAGTTGAGTACCCGTCGTGAACACTTGATGGCCGAACAGGCCTTCCGCCAGGAAGCCTTGCTCAACCCGCGCCTGGCGCAGCTGGTGCGCTCGCACCAGCAGATCCTGCTGCACGGCACTTGCCAGTTTTTCCAGGTCCTGGGTTCGCGGGAGCCGCAGCAGGATGCCAAGGTATTGACGTCGATAATCGGCCGGATGGAATATCAGGGCCTGCTCAACGGCGCCGAGCCGCTGGTGGAAGAAGAGATGCTCGGCATCCTCACGCGCTACATGCATCTGGTTCTGGCTTCGGTCTGA
- a CDS encoding flavohemoglobin expression-modulating QEGLA motif protein has protein sequence MDDYQQTIRTLSDRIVLAQTPIRVLDAVKWDENVRKGFLKAKGKEMPAVDRAYYEGRPLSFDSGAVKLEFQNIERDITRQLGQFNPVGQIMRRMCKEYRMVVRMLEARGTGDFGLISQELYGAASDAFHAGDPTLADLGLMMSDYLNNIDGRGDLKDEPKTLSAKDAVSLLQSRLNKVFGEAEETIRVFESDGIVADAAAGADYIKIRSDAMFNNRDVRALEVHEGLVHVGTTLNGLNQPICTFLAKGPPSSTVTQEGLAILMEIITFASYPSRLRKLTNRTRAIHMVEEGADFLQVFEFFREQGFEMAESYGNASRVFRGSVPTGLPFTKDLSYLKGFIMVYNYIQLAVRKGKLEQVPLLFCGKTTLEDMRTLRQLVDEGLVVAPKYLPEQFRDMNALSAWMCFSNFLNHLSLDRIEADYSNIL, from the coding sequence GTGGACGATTACCAGCAGACGATACGCACCTTGTCCGATCGCATAGTGCTGGCCCAGACACCGATCCGCGTGCTGGATGCGGTGAAGTGGGACGAGAACGTCCGCAAAGGCTTTCTCAAGGCCAAGGGCAAGGAAATGCCGGCGGTGGACCGCGCCTATTACGAGGGGCGGCCACTGTCTTTCGATTCTGGCGCGGTGAAGCTGGAATTCCAGAACATCGAGCGCGACATCACCCGCCAACTGGGCCAGTTCAACCCGGTGGGGCAGATCATGCGCCGCATGTGCAAGGAATACCGCATGGTGGTGCGCATGCTCGAAGCACGGGGTACCGGCGACTTCGGCCTGATCTCGCAGGAGCTGTACGGCGCCGCATCCGATGCCTTCCATGCCGGCGACCCGACCCTGGCGGACCTGGGGCTGATGATGTCCGATTACCTGAACAACATCGACGGTCGGGGCGATCTCAAGGACGAACCCAAGACCCTGAGTGCCAAGGATGCCGTGAGCCTGCTGCAGAGCCGCCTGAACAAGGTGTTCGGCGAGGCGGAGGAAACCATCCGGGTGTTCGAGTCCGACGGTATCGTTGCCGACGCCGCGGCGGGCGCCGACTACATCAAGATCCGCAGCGATGCGATGTTCAACAACCGTGACGTGCGAGCCCTGGAAGTCCATGAGGGGCTGGTGCACGTGGGCACCACCCTGAACGGCCTCAACCAGCCGATCTGCACCTTCCTGGCCAAGGGCCCGCCCTCGTCCACAGTGACCCAGGAGGGGCTGGCGATCCTGATGGAGATCATCACCTTTGCCTCTTACCCCAGCCGCTTGCGCAAGCTGACCAACCGCACCCGGGCCATCCATATGGTGGAGGAGGGCGCGGACTTCCTGCAGGTGTTCGAGTTCTTCCGCGAGCAGGGCTTCGAGATGGCCGAGAGCTACGGCAATGCCAGCCGGGTGTTCCGCGGGTCGGTGCCCACGGGGCTGCCGTTTACCAAAGACTTGTCCTACCTCAAGGGCTTCATCATGGTTTACAACTACATTCAGCTGGCTGTGCGCAAGGGCAAGCTGGAGCAGGTGCCGCTGCTGTTCTGCGGCAAGACCACCCTCGAGGACATGCGCACCCTGCGCCAGCTGGTGGACGAAGGGCTGGTGGTGGCACCCAAGTACCTGCCCGAACAGTTTCGCGACATGAACGCGCTGTCGGCCTGGATGTGTTTCTCCAACTTCCTCAACCATCTGAGCCTGGACCGGATCGAGGCGGACTACTCCAACATTCTTTGA
- a CDS encoding alpha/beta hydrolase translates to MSRLLKYCAVFALLLGLQGCSSLLFYPEPGLPFTPERARLEYRDVTLTTADGLKLHGWWLPAKPGVAVKGTVLHLHGNGGNLAWHLGGSWWLPEQGYQVLLVDYRGYGLSEGAPSLPAIYQDLDAAFKWLDQAPEVQGKPLIVLGQSLGGALAIHYLVQHPERQAQLKAIVLDGVPASYRDVGRYALSTSWLTWPLQVPLSWLVPDADSAIHSMPRLTGVPKLIYHSIDDPIVPLSNGIRVYQAAPPPRVLQLTRGGHVQTFADPTWRRVMLRYLDDPQHFDGLRRLGEIPNYPTPPNSAVEPPESPQ, encoded by the coding sequence ATGAGCCGGCTACTGAAGTATTGCGCGGTATTTGCCCTGCTGCTGGGCCTGCAGGGCTGCAGTTCGTTGCTGTTCTATCCCGAACCCGGGCTGCCTTTCACCCCTGAGCGGGCCAGGCTTGAATACCGTGACGTGACCCTGACCACCGCCGATGGCCTCAAGCTGCACGGCTGGTGGCTGCCGGCCAAACCCGGAGTGGCGGTCAAGGGCACGGTGCTGCACCTGCATGGCAACGGCGGCAATCTGGCCTGGCACCTGGGGGGTAGTTGGTGGCTGCCGGAGCAGGGCTATCAGGTGCTGCTGGTGGACTATCGCGGTTATGGCCTGTCCGAAGGTGCACCGAGCCTGCCGGCGATCTATCAGGATCTGGATGCCGCGTTCAAGTGGCTGGACCAGGCACCCGAAGTGCAGGGCAAGCCATTGATCGTGCTGGGGCAAAGCCTGGGCGGCGCCCTGGCCATCCACTACCTGGTACAGCACCCCGAGCGTCAGGCCCAGCTCAAGGCCATCGTCCTCGATGGGGTACCGGCCAGTTATCGCGATGTCGGGCGCTATGCCCTGAGCACTTCCTGGCTGACCTGGCCGTTGCAGGTGCCGTTGTCGTGGCTGGTGCCGGACGCCGACAGCGCGATTCACTCGATGCCGCGCCTGACCGGGGTACCGAAACTGATCTACCACAGCATCGACGATCCCATCGTGCCCCTTTCCAATGGCATCCGTGTGTATCAAGCTGCGCCCCCGCCCAGGGTCCTGCAGCTGACCCGCGGCGGTCATGTGCAAACCTTTGCCGATCCGACCTGGCGCCGCGTGATGCTGCGCTACCTCGATGATCCGCAGCATTTCGACGGGTTGCGCCGCCTGGGGGAGATCCCCAATTACCCGACGCCCCCGAATTCAGCAGTTGAACCTCCAGAGAGTCCGCAATGA
- a CDS encoding OmpA family protein, protein MRKQLMIPALLAMSVALAACSTPPNANLENARTNFSALQANPQASKVAALETKDAADWMDKADKAYLNKDDEKKVDQLAYLTNQRVEVAKETIALRTAEAKLKDAGDQRARAILDARDAQIKQLQDSLNAKQTDRGTLVTFGDVLFATNKSDLKSSGLVNINKLAQFLQQNPDRKVIVEGYTDSTGSDSYNQSLSERRAGSVQMALIRMGIDPARIVSQGYGKEYPVADNGSVSGRAMNRRVEVTISNDNQPVAPRSSVSRN, encoded by the coding sequence ATGCGCAAACAATTGATGATCCCAGCCCTGTTGGCCATGAGCGTAGCCCTGGCGGCCTGCTCCACCCCGCCTAACGCCAACCTGGAAAACGCCCGCACCAACTTCTCCGCCCTGCAGGCCAACCCGCAGGCCAGCAAGGTCGCCGCCCTGGAAACCAAGGACGCCGCCGACTGGATGGACAAGGCCGACAAGGCCTACCTGAACAAGGACGACGAGAAGAAGGTCGACCAACTGGCCTACCTGACCAACCAGCGGGTTGAAGTGGCCAAGGAAACCATTGCCCTGCGCACCGCCGAAGCCAAGCTCAAGGACGCCGGCGACCAGCGCGCCCGCGCCATCCTCGATGCCCGCGACGCGCAGATCAAGCAGTTGCAGGACAGCCTCAACGCCAAGCAGACCGACCGCGGCACCCTGGTGACCTTCGGTGACGTGCTGTTCGCCACCAACAAGTCCGACCTGAAATCCAGCGGCCTGGTGAACATCAACAAGCTGGCGCAATTCCTCCAGCAGAACCCCGATCGCAAGGTGATCGTCGAAGGCTACACCGACAGCACCGGCAGCGATTCCTACAACCAGTCGCTGTCCGAGCGCCGTGCCGGCTCGGTGCAGATGGCTCTGATCCGCATGGGTATCGACCCGGCGCGCATCGTTAGCCAGGGTTATGGCAAGGAATATCCGGTGGCCGATAACGGCAGTGTTTCCGGCCGCGCCATGAACCGTCGCGTGGAAGTGACCATTTCCAACGACAACCAGCCGGTAGCACCACGTTCGTCGGTCAGCCGCAACTGA